The following coding sequences lie in one Nitrospirota bacterium genomic window:
- the alr gene encoding alanine racemase has translation MTAASTLLPTYATVDLSALAHNLSCIQGYLSPGCEVMAIVKANAYGHGAVEIAHALARKGIGRFAVASLEEGITLRQAGLSTPIVVLGALFDQQLADLVAHRLTPVISNGSILPALAQAANSQPSPYPIHLKIETGMGRLGFSPEELRPLLDNPLLRGALHVEGLMTHLADADGTDTAFTERQIGIFQAILEQVRRRGLALPLVHTANSAAIVRFPESHYSLVRPGIMLYGYHTLPVSTPAPNLQPVLSLHSTIAHIRTIPRGGTVSYNRTFIANRPTRIAVLPIGYADGYSRQLSNRGSVLIQGRRAPIVGLVCMDMIMVDVTDIPTVEVGETVTLIGKQGGAAIWADEVADWISTIPYEVLCGIGSRVPRLYESA, from the coding sequence GTGACTGCGGCCTCGACCTTGCTACCCACCTACGCCACCGTCGATCTCTCGGCACTCGCCCACAATCTCTCGTGTATCCAAGGCTATCTCTCTCCCGGCTGCGAGGTCATGGCCATCGTCAAGGCCAACGCCTATGGGCATGGAGCCGTTGAGATCGCTCACGCCCTTGCACGCAAAGGTATCGGACGATTTGCCGTCGCCTCGCTTGAGGAGGGGATCACACTCCGTCAAGCCGGCCTCTCGACTCCCATCGTCGTGCTGGGAGCACTCTTCGACCAGCAACTGGCAGACCTGGTCGCGCACCGGCTGACCCCGGTCATCAGCAATGGATCTATCCTACCTGCCTTGGCACAAGCAGCCAACTCACAGCCATCCCCCTATCCGATTCACCTCAAGATCGAAACCGGCATGGGGCGGTTGGGTTTTTCGCCGGAAGAATTGCGCCCGCTCCTCGATAACCCTCTCTTGCGGGGTGCACTTCACGTCGAGGGCTTGATGACACATCTTGCCGACGCAGACGGAACGGATACCGCCTTTACGGAGCGACAGATTGGCATATTTCAGGCCATCCTGGAACAGGTCCGGCGGCGTGGACTTGCCCTCCCGCTGGTACATACGGCCAACAGTGCCGCCATCGTCAGGTTTCCCGAATCTCATTACTCACTCGTGCGCCCCGGCATCATGCTCTATGGGTACCACACCCTGCCAGTCTCCACGCCCGCGCCAAACCTACAACCGGTCCTTTCACTGCATTCCACCATCGCCCACATACGGACCATTCCACGGGGAGGAACAGTCAGTTACAACAGGACATTTATCGCGAATAGACCAACGCGGATCGCAGTACTGCCCATCGGCTATGCCGACGGTTATAGTCGGCAACTCTCCAATCGCGGATCGGTGTTGATTCAAGGTCGTCGCGCCCCGATCGTCGGCCTGGTCTGTATGGACATGATCATGGTGGATGTCACAGACATCCCAACGGTAGAAGTTGGCGAGACCGTCACATTGATCGGGAAGCAAGGTGGGGCAGCTATCTGGGCAGATGAAGTCGCTGATTGGATCAGCACGATCCCCTACGAAGTCCTCTGCGGGATCGGTTCTCGCGTCCCTCGCCTCTACGAATCGGCCTGA
- the frr gene encoding ribosome recycling factor: MSNPAAIHQKVMEKMESALEYLKRDLAGLRTGRASVALFDGVRVDYYGTMTPLKQVANISTPEARLITIQPWEPNLIKEIEKALAGSNLGVTPSNDGKIIRIPLPPLTEERRKELGKVCKKHGEDTKVVVRGFRRDGNEELKKLQKDAKLTEDDLRKAEADTQKLTDQYIQKVDDVVKKKEQEIMEV; this comes from the coding sequence ATGTCGAATCCTGCCGCTATCCACCAAAAAGTCATGGAAAAGATGGAGTCCGCACTGGAATATCTGAAGCGCGACTTGGCTGGACTGCGGACAGGAAGAGCCTCTGTGGCCCTCTTCGACGGTGTCCGTGTCGACTACTACGGCACCATGACCCCGCTGAAGCAGGTGGCCAATATTTCGACACCCGAAGCGCGCCTCATCACGATCCAACCGTGGGAACCGAACCTGATCAAGGAAATCGAAAAAGCCCTGGCCGGATCGAACCTCGGCGTGACCCCGTCAAACGACGGAAAAATTATTCGCATTCCCCTTCCTCCGCTCACCGAAGAACGCCGTAAGGAACTCGGCAAGGTCTGCAAAAAGCACGGCGAAGATACCAAAGTCGTGGTGCGAGGGTTTCGTCGAGATGGCAACGAAGAGTTGAAGAAACTGCAAAAGGATGCCAAGTTGACAGAAGACGATTTACGGAAAGCCGAGGCAGACACCCAGAAGCTGACCGACCAATACATTCAAAAGGTCGACGACGTGGTGAAGAAAAAAGAACAAGAAATCATGGAAGTGTGA
- the pyrH gene encoding UMP kinase, translating to MSSANYRRILLKVSGEMLAGEQGYGIQPSILEGLATEIASVVALDIEVAVVIGGGNIFRGIAASASGMERASADYMGMLATVLNALALQNALERIGIMTRVQSAIEMRQLAEGYIRRRAIRHLEKKRVVIFAGGTGNPYFSTDTAAALRAMEIGAQVIMKGTKVDGIYDADPVKNPTATKYQTISFLAILNQNLKVMDATAISLCMDNNLPLIVFNLKEQGNFKRVATGEAIGTVVTPDRR from the coding sequence ATGAGCTCTGCCAACTATCGGCGCATCCTCCTCAAAGTCAGCGGAGAGATGTTGGCCGGTGAGCAGGGCTATGGCATCCAACCTTCCATCCTTGAAGGTCTTGCCACGGAAATTGCCTCCGTCGTGGCCCTCGACATCGAAGTCGCAGTGGTCATCGGCGGCGGCAATATCTTCCGCGGTATTGCCGCCAGCGCATCCGGCATGGAACGGGCCTCCGCCGACTATATGGGGATGCTCGCGACCGTCCTCAATGCCTTGGCTCTGCAAAATGCACTCGAGCGCATCGGCATCATGACGCGTGTCCAATCGGCAATCGAAATGCGTCAACTGGCAGAGGGCTATATCCGCCGCCGGGCCATTCGCCACCTTGAGAAAAAACGTGTTGTGATCTTTGCCGGTGGCACGGGTAATCCCTACTTCTCCACCGATACCGCCGCCGCACTCAGAGCGATGGAAATCGGGGCGCAGGTCATCATGAAGGGGACCAAAGTCGACGGCATTTACGATGCCGATCCCGTGAAGAATCCCACGGCCACAAAGTATCAGACCATTTCCTTTCTCGCGATCTTGAATCAGAATTTGAAAGTCATGGACGCGACGGCCATCAGCCTCTGCATGGACAACAATCTTCCGCTGATCGTGTTCAACCTGAAGGAACAAGGCAACTTCAAACGCGTCGCCACTGGCGAAGCGATCGGAACAGTTGTCACGCCCGATCGCCGCTAA
- the tsf gene encoding translation elongation factor Ts, whose translation MAGSSQLVKELREKTGAGFLDCQKALTENGDDIEKAVDYLRQKGLAAALKKSGRETNQGLIHSYIHMGGKIGVLIEVNCETDFVARNEEFKSFVNDLALQVAAGKPSYVKREDIPAELIAKERSIYEGQAKEMGKPPAAWPKIVEGKLEKFFQESCLIEQTFVKDTAVTIKDLLALKISKIGENMNIRRFTRYQLGEA comes from the coding sequence ATGGCTGGATCAAGTCAGCTTGTCAAAGAACTGAGAGAAAAAACCGGCGCCGGTTTCCTCGACTGCCAGAAAGCACTCACCGAGAATGGCGACGATATCGAGAAAGCCGTGGATTACCTACGGCAAAAGGGCTTGGCCGCGGCACTCAAAAAGTCCGGCCGTGAGACCAACCAAGGCCTCATCCACTCGTATATCCACATGGGTGGAAAAATCGGCGTGCTGATCGAAGTCAATTGCGAAACCGACTTCGTGGCCAGGAACGAAGAGTTTAAATCCTTCGTCAACGACTTGGCCCTCCAGGTTGCAGCTGGAAAGCCCTCTTACGTCAAACGGGAAGATATTCCCGCCGAGCTGATCGCAAAAGAGCGATCGATCTATGAGGGACAGGCCAAAGAAATGGGCAAGCCTCCGGCGGCTTGGCCGAAGATCGTCGAAGGCAAGCTGGAGAAGTTCTTCCAAGAGAGCTGTCTCATCGAACAAACCTTCGTAAAAGACACCGCCGTTACGATCAAAGATCTTCTGGCCTTGAAGATCTCAAAGATCGGCGAGAACATGAACATCCGCCGCTTCACCCGGTATCAATTAGGCGAAGCATGA
- the rpsB gene encoding 30S ribosomal protein S2 — translation MGVVSIKELLEAGVHFGHQTNRWNPKMKKFLFGERNGIYIIDLQQTLARMEQAYAFVRDTVAAGQSVLFVGTKRQAAEILQEEALRANMFFVNQRWLGGMLTNFQTIRKSIDKMKKLETKLADPSQYGLKKKEIMKMQKEIVKLQKYLSGIKDMRGVPGAVFVLDTRIEHLAVQEAKRLEIPMIAILDSNCDPDHITYPIPGNDDAIRSIKLITSLIANACIEGANIRAQREEADFKPAPVAGGKPAAMSLASTPAS, via the coding sequence ATGGGAGTGGTTTCGATCAAGGAATTGCTAGAAGCGGGTGTCCATTTCGGACACCAGACGAATCGGTGGAACCCAAAGATGAAGAAGTTCCTCTTTGGCGAACGTAACGGCATCTACATCATCGACCTTCAGCAAACATTGGCTCGTATGGAGCAGGCCTATGCCTTCGTCCGCGACACCGTCGCCGCCGGCCAGTCGGTCTTGTTTGTCGGGACCAAGCGACAGGCTGCCGAGATCCTTCAAGAAGAAGCCCTGCGCGCCAACATGTTCTTCGTCAACCAGCGTTGGCTCGGCGGAATGCTCACGAACTTCCAGACCATCCGGAAGAGCATCGATAAGATGAAAAAGCTGGAGACCAAGCTCGCGGATCCCAGCCAATACGGCTTGAAGAAAAAAGAAATCATGAAGATGCAGAAAGAGATCGTCAAGCTCCAGAAGTATCTGAGCGGCATCAAAGACATGCGCGGCGTCCCCGGAGCCGTCTTCGTGCTCGACACCCGCATCGAACACCTTGCCGTGCAGGAAGCCAAGCGGCTTGAGATTCCGATGATCGCGATCCTGGACTCGAACTGCGATCCGGACCACATCACCTACCCGATCCCTGGAAACGACGACGCCATTCGCTCCATTAAACTCATCACGTCCCTTATTGCCAACGCCTGTATCGAAGGCGCCAATATACGGGCACAGCGCGAAGAGGCGGACTTTAAACCAGCGCCTGTGGCTGGCGGTAAACCAGCAGCCATGAGCCTCGCAAGCACGCCGGCCTCATAA
- the argJ gene encoding bifunctional glutamate N-acetyltransferase/amino-acid acetyltransferase ArgJ, producing MTTKKTSTTSPRRGITAPQGFRAAGIHCGIKKPGLLDLALVASEQSGPIAGVFTLNQVVAAPVVVDRLHLRKGVGRAILVNSGNANACTGAKGLAAAKKTAALVARHVGVPSHQIFIGSTGVIGRVLPLTQIMKGIPNVFSQLSNRGGPDAARAIMTTDLRPKSIALQDTIGGRLITIGGMAKGSGMIHPNMATMLGYFTTDASITRSALQRALTLAANESFNCISVDGDTSTNDTVLCLANGMAENRTIKEGTPAFRRFLQLLTEACQALALAICRDGEGVTKVVKIEVTGAATVAQARQVAQTIATSNLVKTALFGEDANWGRVMAAIGRAGVPIIPSKLNVWFDEVQMVRSGMGLGLVAERRIAKVFRQKEFTISVGLGNGRHRSHMWTTDLSFDYVRINASYRS from the coding sequence ATGACAACCAAGAAGACATCAACCACATCTCCACGACGCGGAATCACCGCGCCACAAGGATTCCGCGCTGCCGGCATCCATTGCGGGATCAAGAAGCCTGGCCTACTCGATCTCGCGCTGGTCGCCTCAGAACAGAGCGGCCCCATTGCCGGTGTCTTCACGCTGAATCAGGTGGTTGCAGCACCGGTCGTCGTCGATCGCCTACATTTACGCAAAGGAGTCGGGCGAGCCATTCTCGTCAATAGTGGTAACGCCAACGCCTGTACGGGCGCTAAAGGGTTGGCTGCCGCAAAAAAAACCGCGGCCCTGGTCGCACGACACGTAGGAGTCCCCTCGCACCAGATCTTCATCGGATCGACCGGCGTGATCGGCCGTGTCTTGCCGCTGACTCAAATCATGAAGGGAATCCCGAACGTATTCAGCCAGCTCAGCAATCGTGGAGGCCCAGACGCCGCACGAGCAATTATGACGACTGATCTGCGCCCTAAATCGATTGCCCTTCAAGACACCATCGGCGGTCGCTTGATTACCATCGGCGGGATGGCCAAGGGCTCTGGCATGATCCATCCCAATATGGCCACGATGCTGGGCTATTTCACCACGGATGCCTCGATCACGAGGAGCGCCCTCCAACGAGCCCTCACGCTGGCGGCCAACGAGTCATTTAATTGCATCTCGGTCGATGGAGACACGAGCACCAACGATACCGTCCTTTGCTTGGCGAACGGCATGGCGGAGAACCGCACTATCAAGGAAGGCACTCCCGCCTTTCGTCGGTTTCTGCAACTCCTGACAGAAGCCTGTCAGGCTCTGGCGCTGGCGATCTGCCGCGACGGCGAGGGAGTCACCAAAGTCGTGAAGATTGAGGTAACCGGCGCAGCCACCGTGGCACAAGCCAGGCAGGTTGCCCAAACCATTGCCACCTCAAACTTGGTAAAAACGGCTCTCTTCGGAGAGGATGCCAATTGGGGACGTGTCATGGCCGCAATCGGCCGGGCCGGAGTTCCAATTATCCCCTCAAAACTGAATGTGTGGTTTGACGAGGTCCAGATGGTCCGGAGCGGAATGGGCCTCGGACTCGTTGCCGAACGCCGTATTGCCAAGGTTTTCCGTCAGAAAGAATTTACGATTTCTGTGGGATTAGGCAACGGTCGTCACCGATCCCATATGTGGACGACCGACCTGTCGTTCGATTATGTCCGTATTAACGCAAGCTATCGATCCTAG